A segment of the Felis catus isolate Fca126 chromosome F2, F.catus_Fca126_mat1.0, whole genome shotgun sequence genome:
GGGCTTGTGCTTAATATGGAATACTCATCCACGAGGGCAGTGCTCTCAGAGGCTCTGTTCGCACTTTGGCTAATCTTACGGCTACGTGTGGTTTAAAAAATCTGGAGGGGTAGAGTTGGATGATTCTGAAAATTTTGCCCTTTTGCATATTAGTAAATGTTGAAGCTTgcttgtagtgtgtgtgtgtgtgtgtgtgtgtgtgtgtgtgtgtgtgtgtgtgtttctggatCCGAAATGCAATGCGTCAGGCAAGCACATTTTGCAATAAAAGCAAACAGCCCCCTCTTGCCGGGAAAATTGTGTTGTAGGCGCCTGCCACACGACAAGGACAGGTATCTCGGCACAATTTCTGGATCCCATCGTATAAAGGGCAGAGTGGTGTGAAAGGAGGAGACCAGGGCATGGAACGAGTCAGCTGACTGGGCTTGGAGTCCCGGGTCTCCAGGGGACGATGGACCGACCCCGGCTCGTCTCTACAGGAGTCAAAGGCTTCTCATTTTTACAAAGGAGAACTTGGACCAGATAATTTCTGGTTTCCAATTTTCATCTGAGATGGATATTTTGTACAAGTATCAGGGGGAGGCATGGGAGTTGAAACCTCATTTTGAAGGCACTGAACTTAGCTCCTGCCCAGAGGGGCACCCTACTTCTGATACATTTCATTATCTTTGGCTACATAAATTGGACACGATTTGAACTtgcgtgtgagtgtgtatgtgtgtgtgtattttctcccCGTCAATTCATAACTCACTTGAAATGCTACACTTGGGATtaccacagatgaggaaaccgaggcatgATACCAGACAATGGCAGACCAGGTGAGGTCCCTTTGAGAGCTTTGAGATGGTTTTGCTAGTTTTTCCTTAATCaggtaagttttaaaattcttgctTTTGGATAGGCGATGACTGCCTTGTTCCTTTCCTAGCGTTTTAGCTCGGTTGGCCACCTCATTGACACGCAATGCATTTTTGCTGAGCAAACTAGTTGCTTGCCGTAGAAAACAGTTAATCACCGAACTGTTTTACACAAAGGGGCAGTGGTTCGAGAAATAACTTAAACTACATTCCCCGCTTACCAAACCAAAACCCAAACGGACAAGTAGCACGGCTCGTCGATAATTTCTCCCCGTACTGGTCCAATCATGATTTAAAGTAAGAACAGCAGATAAATGTGTATCCTAGAAGAGATTAGCGGTaccatttatatattgtaaagtCATGCAAACCATGCTGAAAAGGAAGCGGCTTCACTGTGGTGACCTGGGGAGGAAGAAGGCCCTGCCCGGTGGGAGGCCGCcgcacacatgcatgtgttttTACGCAGCCACTGGTGGTCTCACTGCTAAGTGTTGGCTGTGAGAGCAAGTGAGCCATACAACGTGTGTCTACATTACAAGGAGGACGCAGCCCCTGACCCCTTTTAAATGGGCTTGTTGGGAGGGGTCCATACGGAATCAGAAATCCCGTCCCCTGTGGATGACAGAGGCAGGGAGCCACTGGGTGTGAAGGGGTCCGTGTCCGTGTCTGTCTCACCCTCGGCGAGGTAACGTTTCTCCCTCATCCAGCTCGACCCCCCGTTGGGGCCAAACACGTAATCGTCTCTGTCTTGGGAGATGCTGAAGCCACTCGGAGACCTCTCCAGCTCCTCGTGGTTGACCGACATCAGGGACAGGGGCGTGTCACTGTCCCGCGTGATGCTCCGTCTCTGCCGAGGGGAGACCCGGTCCGAGCAGGGGCCATGCAGTTCAGCCTGGGAGTGATAGCTCACTCGGGAGTCGAGAAGAGTCAAGACAGGCAGGACGGTGGGCCTTTTTGCATACGTCGTTGCTGAGGAGGAAAGCGTCGCCTGGACCTTTCCCGAACTGGGTCCTCCTCGGGGAAGGGTCACTGGGTCATGGGCAAAAAACCCGTAGGGGCCGACTTTGTCAATGGGCACCTGGTGGAAGCTGTAGGGGGCCTCGGGGGGGCCCGTCTCCGAATAGTTGCAGATGATGGTTTTCAAATCAGGATCTCGGTTGTTCTCCATCTTCTCCACGTCGGCCGGCGAGGAGGTGCCCTTGGTCGGGTAGTACTCCGTGACGTGCACCTGCAGCCTTTCCATGTGCTGCATGTGCATATCCACGAGGAAGTCCAGTTTCTTTCCCATGTCATGAACCTGAAAAATACACGGACCTGGGAATCACTGCCTTTGCAGGGCTGTGGGGGGACCCGTTACCAGGCGGGAGGAAATAACCACGGCGTCTACTTTTTGGAAAGCGAGAGGGTTCCTGCGAATCATAATCTTAACCACAGCTAATTATTTCGCGCTTCCTGACTCTGAGCCCCGAGCAGCCGTTACCGCTAACCTAGAACCCACCTGACGGGGGCTTTCTGGGAAGGGAAGGCTGGAACCAGAGAAGTGACCCGAGGACAAGTTTTACCCGAGGAGCAGGTGGCCTTGCTGCTGACGGTGGGGTCAAGGAGAGGGAGTTCTTGATTTGCAAACATTCACTTCGACAGAAGCATGTGGATTTGAGTGTCCGTTCTTCCTCCGTGCGGTGTTAACAAAGATACGAGGGCAGTCAGTAGCAAGGGCTGTGCCCCCCAGAGCTGAGGGTCCACGCAGGGGCCTTGGCACGCGAGCCGCCCTGAGGTAAGCTGTATCTGCTCCTACCCGCAAAACTGGGAACCGGCTCTGTCTTTGTGTGTGTcccatgtgcatgtgcgtgtagGCACGGGTGACGTTCTCTCCCCGACGACTCACGACCCCCCCCAGGAAGCACGGAACCAGGTAGGGGTTGAGACAGCATCCAAGCCTTCCTGGCAACTAAGACTCAGAGCAGTTACTAGGTACCTGATCTTCTTGGTGCCCGTTAGAGTTGTTAACTCATCTCATTTCACCACAACCCTAGGAGGGGGTTTCACCACAATCCCTAAGACTGGGATTACCTCTcttctacaggtgaggaaacagaggccccgAGAGAGGAAGTAGCTTGTCAAAGGTCACAGAGGCGGTAAATGGGAGAGCTGagattataaattaaaatctttaaatgaaaaatgatattcTTGAAATGCCAGGAAGGAATAATCATTCAAGTTTCCTCTTGCCTCTCTTGAGCAGATCCAATTTGGGgtgatgaataaaataagaaggtTGGTGGGGACCCTAGTGGGAACTGACAGTGCCATTTATCTGATGTGCACTTGAAGGCACTACGCTCTAATATAAGCCCTTTGCTGCGGAAATGCGAGGTGAGCTGGGCGTGAatggcttttctttctgcccTGACCGAACCCACCCACAGCCCgccctgccccaggcctcctcGCAGGGACCACACACTGACCCGGACTCTGGGGGAAGGATTAGGGACCCAGGACATGTGGGGAAGGGAACTATCATTTCTTAAGGGAGCACCGTGGGGCACGTGGGAACAGCAGCGATATTTGCTGAGTGTCTATCATATGTCGGCCACTCGTCTACGTAATTCGCGTGTACcaactcattcaatcctcataGCAACCTTATGAGGTGTTAgaatccccattttgcaggtgaggaaactgaggctcggcaCAATGAACTTGCATGTGACACCGAGCCAGTAAGTGCCAAATCACGATTTAATTTCCACATCCTTCTTCTCAATGGTAGATACCCAGATACTCAACCATCGTTATCTCccgatggaaaaaaaaaatgacatttgaaaataaattttatatgctttttgtttttttggtaaggaaaaggaaagaccTACCTGTCTTTCAACTTTCACAAACTTCCCCATCATGCTTTGGTCTTCGATTTCTGATGTGGATGTTCTGGCTACGTACGGTTCGTTCCTAGGAAAGAGCCAACGAGTCTGTAAGATTGTTGTATCTGTCTTTGCTTTGCCAGGCTGTCTCAGCAGAGCGGACCATGATCCCGGGAGCTATcgttcccatgctcatgctgatGCAGTCTGGAAGAGGCCCGCTCAACTCTGGAGGCACACGTGAGTCAAGAAAGGCTAGCATTTTCCTGCCTGCAGCACTGGTGTCTTACTTTCTCTGCAGCAATTATCGGAAGCCAAATACGAAGCTGTCTTAGGAGGCTTTGGGTCAAAGTTAATACATCAGCTAACTGAGCCTTGAGGGTTCAGTGCCTTTAAAGTATAGTCCTTTCTTTGGCTTTTAGCGTTGGACTATGGCGGAGAGCTTCTACTCCAAGGGGTGTGGGgtagggtgggtggggtggggttgttCACTCTCTGAAATCCTATGTAGTGGGTGTCAATATCTCCTCTGTTACAGATGCTGAATCTGGAGAACGATGCAAAAATGGATGCTGGCGGAGAAGGGGTTGAGATGTGCCTCGCACGGGCTCCATGCCGGTGTGGGTTACAATCTATGCAGAAGAGAATCTTCAGGGAGCCCGGCTGTTGCTGAAAACCATTGCATCAGGCACTTTGTAGGTAGCTGGTTTTCTCTCTCATAGGCTACTCACTCCTGCTACGTCCCTGGCCTGTCTCCGGCTGAGTGGTCTTGAATTAAAGCAGACGTCAGAAGCTCGGGGCCCACGTGCTAATTCTAGCCCACTAAGTGTTTTCCTTGGCTCAAAAAGTTTTAAGACATTTCAGccatttcaaaaataagaaagttcACGTGACATCTGGATAATGGGCTCTTCCTGACAAATTAGACTATCCGGAAACAGAGGATATTGATTCCTAACATTAGCACAGCAGATCGGAGTGACAATGACCTCCTTTGGTGACGGCAAGTGCCCTCCAGGTTGTCAGGGCCCACACTCCCTTATTCTATCCCCAGGACTGAAGCTGAAGGTCAGATGCCTTCCATCATCACTCTTATGCTCTTGCTTCATTTCTAATAAGGAGCCTGGTTGTTATAAGGTGTGTGTGAGCTCTTAAGCCTGACTCCCTTCACTCATTTATGTTCCCTGCTTTGAAGCCCTCTGGGAGTAAAGAAGGTGTACATTTGGGCGTTGGCCTTCCGACGGGACTGCTCCCGGTTCCTCGGGACCTGTGCAAGGAACATTTCCAAACACTTTGTGTGGGACGAGCAGAACTTCCCTGCTGACGGACACGCTCTGCCCGCGATGATGTGGCGAGAGGCCGCACATCTGATTTCCTTCTCTGGGACTGGGATCGGTCAACACAGGGCCGACTATGTAGGCAAAGCCAAAGGCCGACCGGAGCAAGAACGCCTCAACTCTGCCCACATGAGCTATTCTTTCCATTCCGATAAACTCACAGGCCTCATCTTATTTTATAACACAGACAttattatgttcattttcattAACCGTGGAAGGGAGTGTCCCCCACATGGTCTGGGAAGAGGGGTGGGCAGTCTTTTGTTACAGAAACCTCACAAATGGCCACAAGCCAGAGAGAAGAGGCTTCAAGctcttttcttcactttcctgAGGGGAATGGCCACCCCACCCAACCATGAAGGGAGCGAGCTGAGATTTGGGGACGGGGATGGGCCACGCCGCTGGTCAGTCCACGTCTCCGTGCCCCACCTGGGAGATTGCTGGGATGGGTAGGTGAATGCTGCCCCTCTCTGAGACTTCTTGTGTTTTGGGGTAGACGGAGGTCCAGGGGTGAAAATCATGTCTATTCTGGAAGAGACACACAAGGAGGGGGTTACATTACAAAGAGCATTACAGGTAAAGACAGGAGAACAACTGCTTCTATTCTCTCTTTAGTCAGGCAAGGTTTGAAATatacaagagaaaggaaagggggggtaggggaagagggagaaagcgggagcaaaggagagagagaatttttaatttccgcatattattactattattattattatttggtccAGCGATATGAGGGTATCTCCCCATCCCAGGGGAGACAGGCAGCTCAaccacagagagagggtgagggtcACATCCTGTTAGCTCCTATAGGAAACGTGTGCTACAAGCCTGCCTGGTCTTCCaaatctttcattctttcctcaaaCATCTGACTAGTGAGTTTTCTTGACAAACCCTAGGCTTCGTATTCAGCCGTGCACATCTCTGCTGTCCTGCAGGCTTCCTGGCCATTGGAGGGACAGATTCACACCCGCCCTGTACCTCACTTCCATTTCTGCGTGAGGCACCGGCTCCCTATCCATTTCACTCTGAACACAAATGGAGACAAATGCCCCCACTGCCCTGTGGGACTGGGACGGGTGTGGGAGCGACCTCAAAGGTTCATCACAGGCCCAGGACCACAAAGGCCACGCCCTCCTCCGCTGACACCACCATGTACTCAATCgcccttcttttctctctggtcaCATATCAGCATGGCTGGGGATATGCAGTTGGCTACCCAGGTGGTCAACCTCCAGCCATGACTCTTTGGAATACTTGTGCCTAATAAATACTGAAAGTAACAGCAGTGTGAAGGTCTACACTGCGTGCATTAAGATGGGCCAAtgtttctggggctcctgggtggctcagtcggttaagcgacccactttggctcaggtcatgatcccatggtccttgagttcgagccctacactgggctctctgctgacagctcagagcctgtttcgtatcctctgtctgcctctctctttaccccttccatgctcgctctctctctctctcaaaaatgaataaacattaaaagaaaataaaaagacggGCCAGTATTTTGATCTGGTGTTGTCCTAGACGTCaggctccctccatctctcagGGAGCCATATTTGCAGAAATAGCAGCATGTTAGGCTCAGAACTCATTCGCAAATCTATTCGTGAAGCAGGCATTGAGCACTGACTGTGTGTCCGCCACTATGATAGGAAGTGACGGTCGATGTCCCAGGTATGGATTAAGCAAGGTCACAGATAAGCGTTCCTCCAACCCAACATCATCGTTAACTTCCAACTCATTCAATCTGATGGTCCTGTTAATTCTGCAGGACACTACGGCAGAGAAACATTATTCAGATGAGAAACCCAAGGTCCCAGCAGGACTGGACTTGTGTCTACTGGAAATCTTACAAAGGCCAGGGAGCGAGCCTCCCACAGGGCTTTGGTTTCATGATGTCAGTTCTATGTCTTGACATCATATTGTCCTTCAGTTTTTTAAAACGGTTTTCACTAAATTCtatcctgaaatcattattacactatattttaactaacttggatttaaataaaattaaaaaattaaaataaaataaacaatgtaCGTGAATATTGACTGAAgttgtaaaaaatattaacatattattgTTACTGTAACATCTACGTTAAATAGCattaggaaacacacacacaaataaaatggtttttcttattaaaagaatatttttacaaTTCATTAAAgatttgataaatttaaaaaccggaaaaaaaatcacatatggaCTCTTTCTCTCAGTACAGCCACTGTAATCCTTTGGCGGAAGACGTAGTCCTTTTCTGTAGGTTCCCTATGGGGagtacatgtatatatttctgagtaaatgtatgtgcatgtgtttgtgtaattatattgtatgtatatattattagtGTCATAAGATCGATGCAGAGAATATATATCAACATAACCATTTGTATATACTtaagcatatgtatatatgtccgACTATTATTCGTAATCatattgtgcatatatatattcaaagaggACATAAGTTTTTAATCTCGTCCTATACATTATCTAAATGTCATTTGACGGTTGCATAACTTTTTAATGAGAGCAGacaccatttttttcttaatcggTACTTTTATATAATTGGGGAAGTGGAGTGTGCTGTGTCAGACAGAACAGGAGTTGTGTAGCCAGTTGGATCTCGTGTGacttccagctctgccactgattAATCTTGGGTAACTCCATTGCCCTTTGAGCTTTGGTTCTGTCATCAGTAAAAGGACACCCACAATGCAATACCTTATGAGGTTACAAAGGATTAGGCACATAGGTGTAGGTGCTCAACAAAAATGGTGGCAATTATTATTTGGGCATTGATGTGTTTCCATATTTTCACTATTAGAAATAACACTCAAACATTTTCAATATAGtgaaaaatttgtatttagaaTTGGGCAAATTGATATCATCTCAATCTTGTTGGCAACATCCAAAGTATAATAGTCAGGGGCTAGCCAGACATATGCCTTCTCTCCACCAGGACCGATTGGGGTGTTGACCTTGGCCAAGGTCAATGTCACAGAGCTTCTTCACGGCCTGTTTGGTGCTTGTCGGCCTTGACGTACACAGTGCTTGATGAACGTTTTTGTTCTTAAACTTTCTCCCCGGCATTCTGGATCATTTCTGAGGGCCTTTCACCCTAAGGTCTAGGCTCATCTGGCTTTGACTCCTTAGTGGTCAAGAGACCATCATTCCTCCAGATGCCACTGTCTTACCTTGTCTGAAGGTACTTGATCCTGGAAAGCATGTCGAGATGTCCTGCAGAATACTGCTCAATCACATCCTTCACGTCGTAAGGCCTCAAAGtctccttgaatttttttttatagagacGGAATTGTAGAATTCTGCAAGGTGAGGTAGAGACATTTGTGCTTCatgagtagagagagaaggaaactatAATTCAAGTCTAACAAActcaggggcagggagagaaaagaaccaaagagaaaatgaCTTGATGGTGGGAAGTTCCAACTCATGGTCCCGGTTCCCTTCAAACCACCCAGAATGAGGCTGACTAGTGCCTCTGGTCTTCATGATTACCTCCCTTCAGTCATCTGAATAACAATAAAATCATAGTAACAATAAGAGGTAACATTTACTGGGCATGCACTATAGGGCAGACACTGAGCTAAGCATGTGACGAACCATCTGCTAATAGATCAACTCGTAGATGGTGCGGCTGTGGTCCAGAGAGCTCCAGCATCCTCCCAGGGCCATCTGGCTAATAATGTCAGAGCTGTTCTCAAACCGAGGTTTGTATGCTGACAAGTGTCATGCTCTTAATCACTGTGACACACTGCCTTCTATTTGAGGGCAGCTGACAAATTTCTTCCTCAACGGCCTCTTTAATTATTTGGCTTGTGAGCGCCTAGAAAAGAGGAACTAGCTTCTGTTCTCAGGTTTTCTCAGTAAAGTGGGGCACCTGAAACTCATAGATGCCAAACCCTCATCTCTATAATCCTGGGAACCAATAAAGGCACCCCAGATGGCTAATGTTCCTTGAAAACCCCATCACGGGGTCAACCCCCACCGAGCACGGCGTCCGTTAACACCCCTAATTGTAGGCCGGGGCTGAGAAACACGGCCTACCCCAGGCCCCCGCTCCTCCTACTTGCGCAGATCTCTTTCCGCAGGGCCTTCAGAGTTCCTCGTTGGTTATAGTCCACGGCAGCCTCTCAACACTATTTTGGCATATTGATTCTGCCATCCAGTGTACGTGCCGTCCTTTCCAACTGGGTGTCATTTGATAAGCCTGCCCTTTACACAGCTCGGTCAGCAGGGGGTGGCTCGAAGGCCAAATCTGCCCTACTGCCTGTGTTTGAAAGTAACGTTATGTTGGGACACAGCCACCTCCATTCACATATGTACGGTAAATGGCTGCATCTGTGTTACGAAGTCAGAGCTGAGTACTTGCAACAGGGTCAGACCTGcgacccacaaagcctaaaatatttactatcttcctctttttttaaaaaaacattaatgtttatttatttttgagagagagagagagagcgtcagaggggcagggagagagggagacacagaatccgaagcaggctccaagctctgagccgtcagcacagagcccgacgcggggctcgaacccgcgaaccgtgagatcgtgacctgagctgaagtcggacactcaactgactcagccagccagccgCCCCACTATCTtcctctttacagaaaaagttggccAATGCCTGAACTAAGGCATcgataaaaattctaaaaagaacaGGGTAGAAGCCAGACCGTGGACCATCCCAGCAGAGACCTCTCTCCTGGTTGACACAGATTCATTCACTGGTTTTCTTTGAATAAGATCATTCAACCAGTTATGAATCTAGGTAGCTGTGCTTTTGTCCAGCTGTATTTCTGTCACATTGCACATGGGGTGTCATGAGATGACAGGTCAACGGCTTTGCCGAGGTTCACATATTGTGACACTATTGTGCTTCCCTGATCTACTGGGCTAGGACTCTGGCTGAAAATATCCCAACTAATTCTTGGAGAATCCATCCAACTTAGTTTCTAGAATTCACAGCCACCATTGTAGACTGTTTGTAAGCCCATATGCTGGTCAAAGTTTTCCGtaagtaagcattttttttttttaattttcttctggaattctgAAGCAAAACAAACACTGGCCAGGGTAGATTATAGTCTcatctgatacacacacacacacacacacacacacacacacacacacacataaatcctATAATTGactattttgttgaaaatattaatgGATGAAGACAGATAAGAAAAGCTATTTTGGGTAAGAAGCctataaaggaagaaaactcCATGTCAAcatgcccttccccctctcctagACCTggccaaagccagacaaaaagcATGACAATTAGAAATACCGTCAGGAGCCTGAGCAAGAGTTACCCAGGATGCCTTGCTGCTGTAGAGATCATTTTTCTTCCAGCAGCATCTCCCTTGGAGTACTGACATACTCTTGGACCTGATTCAGGAGTTACTCAAGTTCCCACACACCTTCCCAAAGCCAGTATCCTGTGGGAATTGAactggggcctggggaggcccactgtggggaggaaggggcctcACCTGACGGCTCGGATGGCGGCCTTCAGGGTGGGGATCATCTCTTCGATGAGGAAGTCATTCCCGTAGGCCCTGTCTTCTGCCATGGGATCACCTGTCCCAGCATCTGGGAGGGAGACACACATGTCAACCAGCAGGCCACGGCGCTTAGAAAGGCTTGGGGACCCCCTTCAGTCAGAGCCTTCTAAGCTCAACCGCCAGAGTCCTTGCCCCCACTTTGTGAAACCACGTGGTGTTCTCCAGTTGTGATGCCATTCAGGCCTTCGTGGCATCTCCTATGCTCCAGACAGGAGTCAGAGACGCCTGCGTTCAGGACTGTTGACTGGGGAGAAGGCCAGGAAGGCGGTGACGTGAGTTCTGTGGCCCTGAGTGACTTCTCAGAAGCAGTAGAGGGCATCCTCATGGGGGTTACGACCAGACACACCTGAGTCCAGATTCAGTCACTACCCTTGAGACCTTGTGGGGTCACTTTCTGAGCACTGCTTATCCTCCCTTGTCATAAGCACAAGGGACACACCGAGGTATGTATTGTTCCCGCTGCCGCCTACTGGGCTCGTTTCTATTACCTCTTCCCACCCCTTGGGGTGCTGAGGCCCCTGGGTCTCCAGATCACTCTGCACCTGGCCCCCTATGTCCTTCAAATTGACCTCCATGGCAATGCACCTCAATGTGGCTACGCTTTGGAACTATGGCAGTAAGCCCCAAGGCTCCCTGGAGGGGTCTGTGCAGACGAATGTGGGGATCCTGGCACAGAGAATAGCTACCTCGGGACCCCCCTGCTCCCTGAAGTGTGGGGATGTATTACAGGCGCCCCCAGCCCAGCGGACACAGATGGGATAAAGCAAGAAGTTGGTTCAGGAAGGGTGGAGACGGGCTACTCTGCAGACTGGACAGTATTCAaccggggagggagggaggtgaggaaggggcGGGCATGGCAAAGGGAGAAGTGGaggagacagagtgagggagaagaCAGGCCTCACCTTCAGAGCTCTGCCAGAAAGCGTAGGCTTTCATGCGGAAGGCGGTGCGGAAGCGttctttattgtttaagccaaCAGGCTTTGGTTCTTTAGGAGGACTTTCTTCTATGGCATCTACATTCAGAGGGGTAAATAGCTTTCCTTTAGTATTGCTACCACGAGGATTAGAAAGGCGAACCCGATCCAAGAGACCCAGCTTTTGGctacaaaataagcaaaagtgAACAATTTTCCTCCTTGAGTGCAGGCTTTCGTAATCACCCGGCCCTCTCCATAAAGACTCACACATTGACCTCCACGTGTGATGGGGGAGGCATGCCCTCAGGGCTCGATCTGCCTTAGCAGCTCAGGGTGGCACAGGGCTTGGCAATTTATAAGCCATGACACCTTGGGcatgtttcttaacctctctgcacTTCCCTTTCCTCCTATGCTTAGGTGGAGCTCAAATGACATACAGGACATCAAGTGCCTGGCTCCCAGCAGCAGGTACCCGAGCTTCATGCCTTCCCCTGTCCCGTCATCTCTGCCTCCATAACTTCCTCCACTCCATGGTGCCCAGGTAGCAACTTTCACAGAAAAAGCCTTTCAAATGTTCCTCGAACAGTATAAATGACACGAATTACAGGAAGCAGGCACCCTAACCCGGTGGCCACAGACGCCCCTCCAAGGATGGGACTTGGGAGGCGAAGCGGTCCCTCAGCTTGGATGGGGGAAAACACCGCATCTTTACTCACTGAAATCAGCGTATCTTTCAATTACGAATGTAGGCAATAAACCCCA
Coding sequences within it:
- the KCNQ3 gene encoding potassium voltage-gated channel subfamily KQT member 3 codes for the protein MGLKARRAAGAAGGGGDGGGGGGAANPAGGDAAAAGDEERKVGLAPGDVEQVTLALGAGADKDGTLLLEGGGRDEGLRRTPQGIGLLAKTPLSHPVKRNNAKYRRIQTLIYDALERPRGWALLYHALVFLIVLGCLILAVLTTFREYETVSGDWLLLLETFAIFIFGAEFALRIWAAGCCCRYKGWRGRLKFARKPLCMLDIFVLIASVPVVAVGNQGNVLATSLRSLRFLQILRMLRMDRRGGTWKLLGSAICAHSKELITAWYIGFLTLILSSFLVYLVEKDVPEVDAQGEEMKEEFETYADALWWGLITLATIGYGDKTPKTWEGRLIAATFSLIGVSFFALPAGILGSGLALKVQEQHRQKHFEKRRKPAAELIQAAWRYYATNPNRIDLVATWRFYESVVSFPFFRKEQLEAAASQKLGLLDRVRLSNPRGSNTKGKLFTPLNVDAIEESPPKEPKPVGLNNKERFRTAFRMKAYAFWQSSEDAGTGDPMAEDRAYGNDFLIEEMIPTLKAAIRAVRILQFRLYKKKFKETLRPYDVKDVIEQYSAGHLDMLSRIKYLQTRIDMIFTPGPPSTPKHKKSQRGAAFTYPSQQSPRNEPYVARTSTSEIEDQSMMGKFVKVERQVHDMGKKLDFLVDMHMQHMERLQVHVTEYYPTKGTSSPADVEKMENNRDPDLKTIICNYSETGPPEAPYSFHQVPIDKVGPYGFFAHDPVTLPRGGPSSGKVQATLSSSATTYAKRPTVLPVLTLLDSRVSYHSQAELHGPCSDRVSPRQRRSITRDSDTPLSLMSVNHEELERSPSGFSISQDRDDYVFGPNGGSSWMREKRYLAEGETDTDTDPFTPSGSLPLSSTGDGISDSVWTPPNKPI